From the genome of Spinacia oleracea cultivar Varoflay chromosome 2, BTI_SOV_V1, whole genome shotgun sequence, one region includes:
- the LOC110779065 gene encoding protein FAR1-RELATED SEQUENCE 9-like → MEKNNFFCHFTNPHVTLVEFALRYDSALDAQRHEQDELVKKSKNLPSLVTPLQLEKHASLFCTHALFYEFQQECEATCFACGIESCNSCYGEGEEFSVVYDNERRKNCDVMFDTSSNDSTCSCRKFESEGILCRHILFKMKGKFLCEIPSKYLLRRWSKDALKQPMSNFEGWSFVEDSSRSDRKKQLLSDCWSKMFSCVSLVEDTENNLFELVEK, encoded by the coding sequence ATGGAGAAAAACAATTTCTTTTGTCATTTTACAAATCCACATGTCACTTTAGTTGAGTTTGCCTTACGTTATGATAGCGCGCTTGATGCCCAAAGACATGAACAAGATGAGTTGGTTAAGAAATCCAAAAATCTTCCTTCACTTGTTACTCCTTTACAATTAGAAAAGCATGCATCCTTGTTTTGTACACACGCACTTTTTTATGAATTTCAACAAGAATGTGAGGCAACATGTTTTGCATGTGGTATAGAGAGTTGCAATTCATGTTATGGTGAAGGTGAAGAGTTTTCTGTTGTTTATGATAATGAGAGGCGCAAGAATTGTGATGTTATGTTTGACACGAGTTCTAATGATAGTACATGCAGTTGTAGAAAGTTTGAGAGTGAAGGGATATTGTGTAGACATATCTTGTTTAAAATGAAGGGCAAGTTCTTATGTGAAATTCCATCTAAATATTTGTTGCGTCGTTGGTCAAAAGATGCCCTTAAGCAACCAATGTCTAATTTCGAAGGTTGGTCATTTGTGGAAGATTCTTCAAGAAGTGATAGAAAAAAACAACTTCTCTCCGATTGTTGGTCTAAAATGTTTTCTTGTGTGAGTTTGGTCGAGGACACAGAAAATAATTTGTTTGAATTAGTTGAGAAATGA